A window of Rhizoctonia solani chromosome 5, complete sequence genomic DNA:
CGTGTGTAAAGATTGGGGAACCGAAGCGGTAAGTCACACGGATAAAACCGTGCGTAGTGCACGGTACCTAAACGGAACACAGCCACAAATAGAATGGATAACGGTATGGGCCATGAGCTGGTCATGGCCAGAACCGTAGATACAAGACTCATTACACAAGCTTCCCTAAATATGAGCTAAGTACAAAGCATTGAGCGGAAACAGTATTTTGTGCCGGGCACCTATTTTTATCTGGCCTTGGGTTTAAAGGGGACATTTGACGTTGTATAGGATCAAGCAAACGTTGTTCACCTAAAAAAGTGTGTCCAGAACCAGCAGATGTAGCCAGGTGTTCCATACAGTGAAACACTTAGTTGATGTAGGCCAAAGTAGCCAGCTTGGTACAGCTAAAAATCCGAGTCGAATGAATTAATCTTCTCGTACAACTCGAGGATAAATCATCGATTGGGGTTGGGCATTCCGGATCTGATTGCATGCAATCCATAAGTCTTGCGTCTACAACATTTGAAAGGTATATGGTACAGTAGCATAATAAAAAAGGAACATGGCTACAATGTAGGGCCTACCGGTCGAACTGAATTCACGAGTAGAGTGTAAGACTGAAACTCGATAccagcgcatatatgcaaatttcaccttttcttttctctcCTGTCTCGCGCGGTTTGCTTTGCTCGCTAGCACATAGCTCTCATTGTGTTCGTAATGGAAATCTGACCATACAATGCAATCACTTGTCATTGGATTATACGCCCCTCCTTTCGATGATTTACGAGCTTTTATAAGGTCGTGAGTGTTGAAGAGTAGAGTCAGCCTCTGCTAATGTCTGCGTCAGTTTGTAATCAATTGCAATGTGATATCTCTTATGCTGGGATTTGTCCGGGACGGTGCCCGTACAGTACTTGCTGAGACCTCCCACCCTAATCTAAATCTGACAAGCATCAGCTCGGTCAGAGCTCAGCATGAATATAATAAAAAAACTTCTCATCTCTCTCCATACCTGTCAAGTATTAGGCCACAATCAGCATTGTGGTCAGCATTTACACATACGGATGAGTTGTGGCGCTTATAAATCATGATGTTGGATAATTGATTTCAAAATCACAAAAAACTCCACCAGGTCGCAAAACTAGCCACCACAGCCACCATCACCACACTTAAACCGAAGCCGATTTCACTGTAGGTACATTGCCTTCATGTAGACGCGTAATCTAAGAACTATGTGAAACTGCTATATGAAACCGGGTCCAATCTCAAATTGTTCGTCATGCTAACGTTGGGCGATATACACGTTTTATTCGCAAATCCGGGATTGGATTATCTTGTTGACATTGGGAACGGCGATCGTTGAAAACTCCCCTAGTATGTAGTAGTAACCAGCCCCCTTATTTCTTACAACCAAGCTGAAGTTTAGTTCTATTTCTTTGTCTCAGCGATAAAACAGAACCGCCTATCCTACTGAACATCTTGCTGGATCAACGTCGGCGCCAGAGGATAGGTAACTGAACTTCAGCGCGGAAATGTCACATCCACCATTTTGGATTGTTAAACATTTTTTCTATCCCATCGGCAATACAGCGGCTGTCTCCCTGACGCAAGATCTATCTCCTGAACAATACACTGCTGATATATTGCTTTTGGGATGTGGTGACCCAAGAAACATCCTTTTCACACTATATTCGGACCTTACCGTGGGTCAAAGTGAGCAGTGGTGGCTATTGAATTTGTATTAGTTATTCTACTAACTTATATCTACAGCGGCCCGAAACTTTGATGTAACATGTTGTGATATCGAACCAGCGATTTTAGGTAAAGCTCCTTGATCAAGATTCAGAGAAGCATCACTTATCATCATCAGCTCGTAATATCCTTCTATTCTCGCTACTCGATCGCGATGAGAATATCGACCGAGTGTGGGACATTTTCTACCATTTCAAGATCAACAACCAAGCCATGAAGATCATTGCAACTCACAGTCAAACTCTTTATGAGTACGCCAAGGATATTGACTCCTGGAAACGATCCCGTGCTGGCTCATTCATCAAGATGGTGGACACGAGAACGCTGGGAGAGCTTCGTCGTATTTGGAAGAGTTATGCCGACTTTCCTCGGCTGTCTATCGAACGCAAGAATCAAATCCTCAAGGAGCAAGTTGATTTATCCAGTTCAGTAGCGGAAAAGGGCTCCCATGCTCTTAGTCCGAGCCGTTCTGCTGGGATGCTTTGGCCCCAGGCAATGACTCCCGTTGCCGAGCTCTATAGCAGGTACTGGAAAACTGGAACAACCTTTACCCTTGCACCCGACCTGAGTGCCGCAACAAACTTAAATCCTACATTTCTATATTCCTTATCCGGGGAAGGTTTTAGTCCACATTACGGGACGTTCCCTTCAGGTTTCCATTTCATCACTGCATTTGCTCCTATCAAGTCGGACCCGGCGTTTTCCGCTCCTAGTACGGGCTCGGCCGCCATTGATGCTTGCAAGAAACAGTTCGATGCATGGTGTAGAGCGTTCCGTGTTTGCCGGAAGAATGAATCCATTACTATCCGTTTCTTTGCAGGAGATGCAATTTCATTTTGCCAAGCTCTCCGCCGGTTCAAATCAACCGGAAACCCTTCGACCGGCGTATTTGTATCGGCGTATCGGGCTACGTTGATTCACTTGGATGAATTGGCCGCTAGCAAGCCCTCCGCCCCAACGACTTTTGACATCATCGATACCTCCAACCTCACTGATCACCTCGGGCTTCTCAACTTACTATTAGCAACCCATACGCTTTTGAAGAGAAACCCGGACTCACAGGCGGTTTTATTCACCGAAACTCTTCTCCCTGCTGGAAAAGATGCAACAAAGTCTTTTCTCGATCGGATTTGTACAGATGTCCCAACAATCTCTCTCTTACTTGGAATCGCTCCCCGGCCATATGTCTCTAACTTCACTACCCAATCAAATGCACATGAAATTATATTCTCCAAGCACCTCGAACAATACCATGAGCGAGTTGCTTGGTCAGATCCCTCTCGGGGAGACAGCGCTCGCCAAAAACATCATAGACCATTTACAGTCTCGTTTGAACCCGAGCCCCTTGCTCGAGTACTGTATGGGGTTTACGACAATATGTTTGCGAACGAAAAAATCACCAATATGATGTCGGATTTATCAGTGACCCCCAACGGGCTTCGGTTACGAAGCGAAGTGCATTTCCACCGAGAGACAGTAGCACTTCTCTTCCGAGCTCTTTCTCGTCGAATTCACTTACGAAGCGGTAGCTGGGAAGAAGTTGCGAACCAGTTTATCCATATGTGTCAGGCTGACGAAAGTAGGATCCTAGAATCAAATTGCTACCAAGATATGTGTCTCCAGTTTCACCTTTGTGGTATATTCACCGTTGATACTCTCAAGCCAAACTGGGCGACAGACCTTGGACTTCGGGTCAATCCCCGATCGGCTGTGTTCAAGGATTGGTCGAGTCTTCCACCTGTTGTATGTCTTGCTCTCACTGTTCCGCGCCGGCGTCTTGGAGTCTTCACTGGAAAGCCGGAACGCATTGGAACCCCAACTTTACAGTGCGCGGTATCTGTCCCCGGGTCGCATGACAATATCTTTTCCGCCATTCACCTTGTATGGGGTAAATGTGTCAAGCTAGAGGGATGTGACCGACTAGTTGTTGAAGAAGACCACAATGGGCAGCGCGGCCAATCAGCCTTGGTAGTGTTATTCTGGGTCAGTACCCGCATCCTGGAGTTTCCTGGCACCCAGGTGGCTCTTCGTCTCAAATCCACGCCCTCTTCGACCTTTTTATTTATGGACAAATTAGGAGTCTATCTTGAGGTCTTTGGCACGAACGTAACGGATCGGGAGCATGTCAATATTTTGGCTTACTGGCCCGCCCTTGTTTCGGATTCATGTAATGCCCCTTCCCCAGAGCCTCTGCTTCCACTCTTGGAGCCTTCTTCAGAACACCTCTGTGACGCGGTTGTCACAGGCCCAAAAAACCAGCGAGTTGATTCTCTCTCGATTCGATTTGATGTTAAAAATTCAAGGGAACAAATCGACCTACAAAACGGGGCTATAGTGTCAGCCAAACAAGTATCTCCATGCACAGTGGAACTCAAAATTGGTTCCCATTGTCATTTACTTTCATATCCCTATCCTATTTATGGGAAGAACAATAAAGTTCGTATTGCACGCAAGTCTCTTTACGTTGAGGTACGTACTAAGGACCAGGGTTAACTTCGTAAAAATAACGTTCGATTCAAGGTTATCTTCCCAGTATCAACACCCAACGACTACTCGGGATATTTTCTAAGCCCAGCTCCAGTAATAAATGTTGGCGCGTGTACCACCTGGAACCTGCACCACATCAACCTAGCCCAGCTTCCGACTCTCGATGTTACGAACCCTACCAAAGTAGACTGGCTGAATGCACTCACAGCATTGCAGCTCTCAGAAAGAGAGAAGGCTATCCGAAATGGTGACGAAACAGAAAAACATGCGTCTATCAACGCTTTGATCAACATGAAGGACTCAATACATGCTATAACGATGAATTTCTCCGGCATACAAGGACACCGTACTCGTACAATCGGCCTATGTGAGAAGAGTATGGGCGGAGTCTATGCGATTCTCCTTATTGGGGGACTGAAACTTGACCCGGCGTCCTCAACAGTTATCCTGGATACGGCCGTTGTTCCTCTATCTAACGGACGCATGCCTTTATTAATCAAAGGCATCCAAAAGATACAGAACGCTGGGACACTTGTTCAAGTAAACACCGTCGGCTACGAGGTCGAAGCCTGGAAAAAGTTCATTCCGGCGTTTGTTGAGAGATGCCGTACTTGGAGCCATTTTCCATCATGCGAGTATAAATCGCAGGGTTCGATTCCACTTACAACCGTATACGACGAAAACCCAATCTGCACTTGTGGCGAAGGGGTTGGTTTCTCGTCTTCGGAGTGGAAATCTGCCGAGTGGAAAGACTTACTTCCATTTGCTACACGCGCGGCAATTTGTCCCATTTTTTCGGTGTCATACATTGAACGTGTGGCTGGTAACTGGAGCGAGCATCATCAAACACCCCCTGCAACGATAAAAAAGTCTTTGGACATTTGTTGGGCTTGTGGTGGAGAtgggaaacccacactctTAGCATGTAGTCGCTGTAAAAAGGCGAGATACTGCTCAATCGAGTGCCAACATCAGGACTGGAAAGTACACAAGGGGGACTGTAAAACGAATTGAATTTTTAAAGAAAATCTAGTTCATTCCAATTTTGCACTAGAAACTGGAGGAAAACACTTTGTAAATTTTGAATGCGTGTATATGTTGTTATGTCGTCGCTTGACGTGAACCTTTGGAAATATTTTGGTATTAATTACTCCTTAAACTTCTCCCAATTGGCCAAGTGAAAGCAGAAGTTCAAAATAACTCGGAAACAAACCGCATTACAGATACGAGTGCTGCTCTAATATAGCGGATCGCCTTCTGTCGAAAtaccttgtaatatatattAGATTTCAACGCCTTCTAGGATGCCGACCTCCACAATAATCAGAGCACCATAAGCTTGACTATCTGGCGAATAATATGCGCAAATGTTATCAAAGCAGGCCATATGAAGGTTTGGTTATCAGATTGGATAGTTGGATTATGTATTTAAATACTGGCGAGGTCACCCAAATCAGTGGAGTGTATGGTAGCGACGGTGCACTTGAGGTTACAAAAAGTAAAAAGATAGATACACTAGGAACTCGTAATCATGAGAGAGCAGGAGACCACGCGCGCGGCGCCAGGATGATTTTGAGGCACTGGGACGTGATCATGACTCACGGGTTGCAATTGGGTGACCATCCCTGTCAAAAGGGAGGTGGCGGGAGGCCTGGGCAATATGTAACAATCAAGACGTGGCAAGTGATACTATATGTgggaaaaaaaaggaaaggaGAGGTATGAATGTATGGGAGAGCAAAGGAGGCAGGGACAAAAGTAGCCATAAGCGTACACTAGAAAGCAGAGTGCATATCCCACACTGTAGACTGGAAGCAGTCAacggtcatgtgatctcaCTGTAACCCCGTGAACCGCGCGCATGAGTCTTGGCTTATGGATCTCCGCAGGCTCCGGACTACCACCTTCAAGTCATACAAATCAGAGAAATGTGACCAAAAGCGATGAGATTTACCTTTATTTATATATAGTAATATAGTAATATCAATGTTTCAATTGGGGACAGGTAGATGAATGATCCAAGAGTACCATCATCAAAATCACTAGGCGACTCGGCCCACTTCTACACTACTTACCCCACATATATGTTCTCCGAATATTACAACTGCCATTAACTTATATGAAATGGAAAAGTCATACAAACATGGACGGAAGTCAAGTCAGAGTTCGAACCACGAGCAAGTGAACAAGAGCAGTGGTGGTAGCTATGTGTTATATTTACGCAACCAATCAGCCTTGGAGCATATTAATAGTGCAATAGCAACAGTATGTTAGCTGCGGCGCCTTCAATCAaggacaagaagaagaatgaGACTAGATTTGGCATGGCATGGCCGTTGAACTCGCAAGAGAATCCCGTTTCAAATTGTTTCTGTAACTCTTTCTACAACTCAATGTATTAGACAATCCAGAGCGCAAGATTGAAACTTATGTATGAAAGTCATCTGTTGGAAGACTGGTTACAAATGTCGCATTGTTGCGGTTAAATCAGGGGATCAACTCCGTGCCGCCCAAGACACAATAACAAGGTTAGATGTCCGACACACCATGTGTCTGAAAGAGCTTCCATCCTATCATACACGATTCCCCTCTTGTCGTATCATCATCGATGCTGTAGTCTGTGTCACCATATCGTGAGATACGCCTTGAGTCTAGCTAAAAATAGGAAATCTACGCACGTCAGCTTGCACGTGTGAAGTTTCACCCGATGTAGCGCGCATAAACCTAGGCTCAACCTAACTACTTGGAGATACACGGAGCAAAGCCTAAAAGCGAAGTGCTGAGCGAGTATCGGCCAGGACGGACCGAGGAGCCGAGGCGTAGAGAGGATGGGGTGATAGCCGAGTATGGTGACGGAAGGTGCGCCGAGAAAGGAGCGAGCCACTCGGTGAATGAAAGAGATACGCCCTGTATGTCATGGAAGATCTTGTTGATACACTGAAGTATACCGGGGAGGTCATAGATTGTGTGACTGGGATAGAATCAGGGGAGAATGGGCTACGGAAAATTCCGAAGATTGGGAGAACGGTAGCTTGCGAATCAGACAGAGCACTCGCCTTACAAGCCATGAGAACGACAAACCATCCGAGCCATGAGAGCATAATCCACGGTTGACTTGGCCGGCAAAAAAGAGGGAGAAGTATATCTGGGGCATGTCTATTTCGTGGCTGAATACATGTAACGAAGACGCCCCTGTGGTGGGTATATGCCGAAAGGAGCCATACGTGATTGGCACGGCGGAAGTCGTGTATGACCACCTACCATCGGCCAGACTCCCGTGTACCAAGTTCCTGAGCTCGATCTCGGTCTGCTGATACTAAACCTGCTTGAAACCTAGTTGAAACCCGATGCACCAGCTTATCACTTTACACTGTATGATTACCCCGAAAAATCTTCCTTTTGAACATGACCCAGCTTGCGATGTTTCTCCACGAGTCATGGGTGATTAAATACCAGTCCTGGAGAATAACCGATCAGACATCAGTGTGTTTTGAAGGTTCTAGTATGAACGTTAGCGTCAACACTAGTGGGCGCATTTAGACAATTTCAGTTCTCGTCAGCCGAGTTAAGCGCTCGGATAATTCGACGCTGAACGGAGAAACTTGACGTTTTCCTTGGCAGTGTCGGTAAATCAAGGAGCGAAGCAACGAATCATGATGGTCAGGAATCAAGGATGAATTATTGGAAGCGCCGAATACGGATGATCAGGGATGTCTAAACGAACGCGTGGGGGATACATGGGTAACGACGGGGATGGATATACAATTAGGGACGCATAAATCTTAGTTGGGTGTGTCGAGGGGGGAGGGGCACGATGCAGTATGAAATGGCGGAACAGTTACTCCGAAGTAGTTACGGCTGGCCGACCGGCGCTGCGCAGGCATAATAGGAGCACATAAAATATATCACATACCCTACAACGTGCAGACTAGAGCACCACACCACCTAGACAAATCAGAAGAAATCCGCCGGTTGTACACAGCCCACGCGAGAGGTGGTAGCCAGTAACAAAGCTCAGAGTGTATAAATACGCCGAAGATTCGATGGCGGAGGGACCTCGGATAAAAGACCCCAATCGTAGGACAGGGACAAAAAACTAATAGATTGTCGCAGGGTATACATATTGTACCTCTAGACAGGTTGCAGGACATACAGCGCGAGAAGAGTGCGGGAGGGCGTCAAGAAGGATTGggggatggtggttggaGTGGAGAAAAGGAGCGGGGAAGTGGAAGCGCCATGATGAGTCAGCAGTGACCGGGGCCCTGAATGATTTAAGATATGGTTAGCAGCCGCGCGTCCCATCTACGACTTGCTGAATCGAAATGTCCCCCTCTGCGACCGCCATCGAACGGAGCTTCAACCCATATACCGAGAACGGTGGGACTATCTTGGCCATTGCCGGCAAAGACTTTGCTGTAATTGCCGGAGACACCAGGCAGACAGAAGGTTATAGCATCCAGACGCGCTATGCACCCAAGGTCTTTAGGCTGTAAGTCGATTATTTTTCCCTTGATTTTGGTCTAAATTATCCGTACAGTACCGACAAGGCCGTTCTAGCTGTCAATGGGTTCGCCGCCGACGGAAacatgtttgtcaagaaggTCAAGCAACGTTTAGAAGTGAGTAAATATGGATCTACACTCTGATGAACTGAGCTGACATACACCCAGTGGTACCGCCACGCACATGCGAAAGATATGCCCATCAAAGCCATTGCGCGGTTAATACAGACTATGCTATACGCCCAACGCTTTTTCCCGTATTATGTCTACAATATACTCAGCGGCATTGAGGAGGACGGTACGTATCTCATCTACCTTATCGATAACACTCATTTGATTATCTATCTCATTTGTAGGCACTGGTGCCGTTTACTCGTTTGATCCTGTTGGGTCGTATGAGCGGGAAGCTTGTCGAGCAGCCGGAGCCGCACAGTCCCTCGTCCAACCATTCCTGGACAACCAGGCAAGTATTCATCCAATCCCATTTCACATCCCATCAAAAACTAATTATTTCCTGTTTTTCCCACCCTACTCTATGCGCGTCCCCCGATTACATAATGCCGCGTGACGTCGTTTTTGGCCGACGATCCTCCATCTCGATTCTTCCGCTCCCGCCATACCCCAAATAACGCCGCAACTCGTGTCTTTTCTCGGTGCAACCTGGTCGCTATGTGTGGCGGCGCGTTATCGCGTGGGACATTTGTCAACCGCGTGGTGTTTACTCTATGCAATCGACGCTTGGTATTATTCCGCTTGCTCGTCGGGTTTGGCGTTATTCACTCGTCGGTCGCGTGATTGGTCTCCTGAATGGCCGCCTATCACACCATATCATCCCGCCACCGTGATATCCCCGACTTGATATAGATTTACTTCAAGAACCAACAAGGCGTCCATCCCGACTACCTTCCGCTTCCTCACGTATTAGGATTGGTTACCGACAGCTTCACGGGCGCGACGGAGAGGCATATAGAGGTAAGCTACTGGTTGTTATCTTCTTTAGCTCTTTGGTGGGAAAGTTCTTTGTTTGCTGGTTTGTTCGACTTTGACTCGAACAACATCTATCATTCCATCCGCCCGTCTTTCCGATATTGCTCCACTCCCGGCCATTGTGCTGGTTCGTTAGTCGGGTCACAAGTTCTATCATGGCCAAGAGTCTGGATGCTTTATCCCTCATCTAGTTTGAGCTATTCCTGATACGTTCTTGGGTTCGCTGGGAAAGACCCGGTTTTATCGGAAAGGTTATGAGAAAATCTTACTTCAGGTTGAGGAAGACCAAATGAGCTTTGTTGGGAATGGATTATGGGTGGATTCACTGTTGTGAAGCCCAGAAACCGCTCATTTTGGGGGTTTCATCGATGGTTGGATGGACGAAACAGAGTCTTGGGCTCACCCATGACTCTTCCTGGAATTGAATAGGGGCCAACGTGTCACTAGATGGCCGATAATGAGAAGGCCGCCGATATGATGCGGTTCTGGGGGCTCAGGACAGCCTTTGCAGTGTATTAGCTGCCATCACCACCCTGTTCGTCATCTACGGGCTAGACTCGTTGGATTCTAAGTTGGATGGGCCCCTCTATGGTTTTGGGGTACCTCGGCGCCGTTTATGGTCGTCATCATCATTTCACTTGTTCTTCTGCGCTATATTCATTTGAAAGCCTTTTATTCGATTTACTGACAATTTCTCCTTCCATTTGGCGCTTATTCTCACTATCGGCTTGCGTAATCGCTTCGGTTTACGATCCTTTTATCGTCCGATCGTCCATTCTTCCGACTCATACTAGGTTGGTGATGGTCTCGAAATCTACGTGATCCTCGCTCCCGGCCGTGCTCCCGGTGAACTGTCCAATGTCGCGGGGTTGTCCGAGGTTACGGCCGAGACGGCAGCCGGCGAACGGGTGTTCGTAATCAGACGCGAGCTCAAGAAGGATTGAACTGGAAAGGGAACAGGCGGAGGGAGGTATTTGTTCTTTTGGATGGGAAGGTTCGATTGCAGGAGGAGGGAAGCGGAACACATCTAGTCAGGTCCACGGACTCGAGTACTCGGCCAGAATACATCTCGGATGTGTATTATATGCGCTGAGCAGACTCTACGCCAGGGTCGGGGGGTGTTGTATTTGTTACTTTTTTTGTCAGGATATGAtattgttgttgtacttgaTGTGGCCCTCATGATTGCAAGTTGAAGTTTGGTCGGATCCGATGGTGCTGTGTTTACCTTGGATGAGAAGCTTGTAGATTATGATCGCCATAAGATGTTTATGATTGTTTCTAAATGGGTGGACTATAATGCCGTGCGTGCATATTCGGCAGTTTTACTATCTTGGCTCTTCGTGTTTTATTTATAACTCGAGCCCAAGAGTACAAACACCACCGCATCTGAATCAGGGAACTACGAATGTACTCATGCGTTGACCTTGGGCCGGTCGGCACCTAAGAAACTGAGAATGCCCATAGCTTTTGTGAGTGTtgatgggggggggggtcatTGATATCAACCTAGAGGTTGTATTGTCTATGTTAATATTCGATAAATGCTGATCATATACATCAATGCAGGCTACGGGTACTGTCATCTCTGGCTTCTTAGGCTCGAATGTTGTAGCCTATGTTACGACAACTGGCACAACTCAGAAGCTTCTGAGCGTGTGGACGGAAGCGCAGGGGAGACAAAATAGCT
This region includes:
- a CDS encoding MYND Zn-finger protein is translated as MSVFPDEYRQTATHYGIFGLTGNSEQRCQAGQVPKLLEYEDPLDLDTKFGHVNAGYELVAQGPSASGSSSYLPPLWGVPNWAEARTRPRPRVIAMGVTIFLGFLAAVYWGKSILSSNLQEPSWASDSTNFDLIFLKEDQLPQHNLSAAFPEGKNGRYLRFSNQERLLNTILAYSADRAPVFSPFEAWAHPPRDDTTLDGQRNVLKIPYNALLSGPTSGMSWGPGDKHPRAVSQKYWEVVCPGSERRVVNADEVMKQVGRESDGIKMLTDWAKLMRDMPERCVEIQGTQVFDFYLIGSTRILSLWEAFKNHPTVRLLEDSEVVKNGVRENMNKLQKIDGAQRPYIPKTTGTIEGLLGIHIRRGDFRGDLGKDNGHCFNLGRWGATYSGWNQLPELHDKYDPPSREGVEGGQYTPAIREYYLKHCLPTVEQVVSRVRELLGDNHARLSHIFIANNAEDEYLADLRRGLVADGWEGSNIVTSKELELNWQATSAGNAVDMAILSRAEAFIGNGWSSMTSNIVMRRLTTGQTPETAVSLTQDLSPEQYTADILLLGCGDPRNILFTLYSDLTVGQTARNFDVTCCDIEPAILARNILLFSLLDRDENIDRVWDIFYHFKINNQAMKIIATHSQTLYEYAKDIDSWKRSRAGSFIKMVDTRTLGELRRIWKSYADFPRLSIERKNQILKEQVDLSSSVAEKGSHALSPSRSAGMLWPQAMTPVAELYSRYWKTGTTFTLAPDLSAATNLNPTFLYSLSGEGFSPHYGTFPSGFHFITAFAPIKSDPAFSAPSTGSAAIDACKKQFDAWCRAFRVCRKNESITIRFFAGDAISFCQALRRFKSTGNPSTGVFVSAYRATLIHLDELAASKPSAPTTFDIIDTSNLTDHLGLLNLLLATHTLLKRNPDSQAVLFTETLLPAGKDATKSFLDRICTDVPTISLLLGIAPRPYVSNFTTQSNAHEIIFSKHLEQYHERVAWSDPSRGDSARQKHHRPFTVSFEPEPLARVLYGVYDNMFANEKITNMMSDLSVTPNGLRLRSEVHFHRETVALLFRALSRRIHLRSGSWEEVANQFIHMCQADESRILESNCYQDMCLQFHLCGIFTVDTLKPNWATDLGLRVNPRSAVFKDWSSLPPVVCLALTVPRRRLGVFTGKPERIGTPTLQCAVSVPGSHDNIFSAIHLVWGKCVKLEGCDRLVVEEDHNGQRGQSALVVLFWVSTRILEFPGTQVALRLKSTPSSTFLFMDKLGVYLEVFGTNVTDREHVNILAYWPALVSDSCNAPSPEPLLPLLEPSSEHLCDAVVTGPKNQRVDSLSIRFDVKNSREQIDLQNGAIVSAKQVSPCTVELKIGSHCHLLSYPYPIYGKNNKVRIARKSLYVEVIFPVSTPNDYSGYFLSPAPVINVGACTTWNLHHINLAQLPTLDVTNPTKVDWLNALTALQLSEREKAIRNGDETEKHASINALINMKDSIHAITMNFSGIQGHRTRTIGLCEKSMGGVYAILLIGGLKLDPASSTVILDTAVVPLSNGRMPLLIKGIQKIQNAGTLVQVNTVGYEVEAWKKFIPAFVERCRTWSHFPSCEYKSQGSIPLTTVYDENPICTCGEGVGFSSSEWKSAEWKDLLPFATRAAICPIFSVSYIERVAGNWSEHHQTPPATIKKSLDICWACGGDGKPTLLACSRCKKARYCSIECQHQDWKVHKGDCKTN
- a CDS encoding amino-terminal nucleophile aminohydrolase, translating into MSPSATAIERSFNPYTENGGTILAIAGKDFAVIAGDTRQTEGYSIQTRYAPKVFRLTDKAVLAVNGFAADGNMFVKKVKQRLEWYRHAHAKDMPIKAIARLIQTMLYAQRFFPYYVYNILSGIEEDGTGAVYSFDPVGSYEREACRAAGAAQSLVQPFLDNQASVHPDYLPLPHVLGLVTDSFTGATERHIEVGDGLEIYVILAPGRAPGELSNVAGLSEVTAETAAGERVFVIRRELKKD